Genomic DNA from Thermomicrobiales bacterium:
CAATGCACATCAACGCGACGCACTGGATACGCATGAGCCGGTTAACGTCGAACGCTGGTTGATCGCGACGTATGACGGTATGAGTCCGCTGCTGGCCCGTGAGGCCGCATGGCGAGCCGGCGTCGAGCCAAAGGATGATGTGCAGTCGCTCGATAGCGGCGCTCGCGACCAGCTTGCGTCAGCAGTCCGTGCGATCTTCGCGCCCCTCGCGACTAGCGCGTGGTCACCCTGGATCTATCGGTTCGAAGATGGCCGAATTGACTTCTCGTCGATTCCGTTGGAATCACTCAAGGCGCGGCCAGACGTTGAGGCCGAAGCGGCCAGCAGCGTGGTTAATGCCGCCGAGGTAGCAGCGCGAGCGGCCCGCACAGATGCCGCCCCGCAGCGCCACGCAGCGCGCCGGGAACGGCTGATTGCCGAGATCGACCAGGCACGATCGCGGGTCGAAAGCCGCCTGCATTCATTGCAGGAGCAGGCAGAACGAGCGACCGAGATCGAGAACTGGCGCGCGATGGGCGAAGCCATCTACATCCATCTGGTCGAAATCCAGCCGCGCCAGACGGAACTCGTGACCACGGATGGATTGGTCATCCCGCTAGATCCATCACTGTCAGCGAGTCAGAACGCACAGGAGTATTTCGAGCGCTACCGGAAAGCGCAGTCGGCAGAGCAGAATCTCCCCGAATTGCTAGAGAAGACGCAGCACGAGCTGGACTACATCGAGCAGGTGCGCTCGATGGCGATGCTGGCTGACGGTTTCGACGAGATCGAGGCGGTGCGGCTCGAATGGGCCGAGCAGCAGGTGACAGCGGTGAAAGCGCCGTCGCGCGCGAATCGCCCGCGACCATCACGGCAGGCTCGGCGACCTCGGACCTACCGCACCCGCTTTGGTGACATGATCATCGTTGGTCGCACCGGCCCGCAGAACGAGCAGGTCACATTCGATATCGCCGGACCGGACGACATCTGGCTGCACGCCCGCAACATGCCGGGCGCACACGTCATCCTGCGCAATCGCGGCGAGGTTCATGAGGCCGCGCTGGAGACTGCGGCAGCACTGGCAGCCTGGTACAGCCATGGGCGTGAATCGACATCCGTCGAGGTCGACGCCACAGATCGCCGCAACGTCCGCAAGATCAAGGGTTCGGGCCCCGGCATGGTGACCTATCGCAACGAGCGCACACTGAATGTCCGGCCATCCGAACAGCAGCTGAGTCTGGAGAGCATTGACTCTGACGGAAGTCCGCCAGGAGTCAACGACGAATCGTCTATGCAATTGTCATCTGACGATCAGACTACGAGCTTGCTCTGCGCTGCTTCCCGCGATAAGCGATCCGCGACATGATGATGCCAACTTCGTACAGGAAGTAGGTAGGTAGCGCGACGAGCATCATGTTGAACGGGTCAGGCGTCGGCGTAATGATCGCCGCGCTGATCATCGACAGTACGATCGCGAACTTGCGGAAACGGCTGAAGCGCTGCGGCGTCATGACGCCAATAAGCGTGAGCGCGTACATCAGCACCGGCAGCTCGAAGATGAGGCCGACGCCGAGCATGAGTGTCATATAGAACGAAATCACGTCCGCGCCGCGCGGGTTCCAGTCGAAAATGGAGCCGCCGAACGTCGAGAGGAAGTCCATCGCACGCGGGACGAGGACGAAGAACGCGAACAGGACGCCGATGATGAACGACACCATGACGAACGGAATCGCGATGATGACGTATCGGCGCTCATTTGAGGTCAGGCCCGGCGAAACAAAGCCCATCAGCTGATAGATGAGCACCGGCATGGCTATCGCAATGGCGATGTAGAGGGCCACCCGCATGTAGACCGTGAACGGCTCAGTCGGACTGATCGCCTGCAGGCCGGTGACATTGGCCTGATCGCGGATCTTCTCCATAACCGGGAACGCAAGCCAGAGGCCGGCTACCAGCGCCACCAGCACAGCCAATGCGCTCTTGAGAATGCGAGATCGCAACTCCTCCAGGTGCTCCTGGAGCGTCATCTCGACGAACTCTTCCTCCGTCTGGATGGGAGGTGTTGAACCAGGCGGTGACTGCTGGTTCCGCCGATTCCGCGTTGGCAGCGGAACTCGGTTGAGGATGCTTGCCATGTCGTCTCACGATCTCAACGGCGGAGGCCAAACCCGACGAATGACGCCCGGCCGGCCTCGTATCAGTGTCGCGGTGCGTTATCCCCGTCGATGGTGAAGCAGGACGCACGCGACCGCTGGATTCTGACTGATTGTACGGAAGTCAGCCAGACTCCAGCAAAAGGATTGGGCGTCGAGCGCGGCAATGCTCTCGACGCCCTCACGTCATAACGTACGTTGGCGGTCCGGATTCTGGCCGTCCAGCTTACGCGTCTTCGTTATCCTGAATGTAGTCCATCGCGTCGCTAACCTTGACGATCTTCTCGGCGTCCTCATCTGAGATCTCGACGCCGAACTCTTCCTCAAGCGACATGATGAGCTCGACTAGATCGAGCGAATCTGCATTCAGGTCCTGGACGAACTCCGCATCAGGCGTGACCTTCTCAGGCTCAACGCCAAGCTGCTCGGCAACAATCGCCTGAAGCTTGTCAAAGGTGGCTGACAACGCGATAACCTCCCACTGTAGAGTCGAGCCAGCGGCCGCCGTCGGCCGCTGTGCGGGGCGGAACACCCCCACGTCCATATGATCGTGTCGCTGATCCACCACAAGACTGTAGCAGACGGCGGAAGGCGCGGCACGACTCTCCCCGTTGCGGCGTATTATGCATGAATCGCCACTCAGTCGCTAACTTCCGGCACTTCGCTATCAGCATCCTCATCTGCGTCCTTCTGCGGTGCTGCGGGCATTGTGCGGGCGATGGTGCCAAGCACGCCGTTCACGAAGCGGCTGGAGTTGTCGCCGCCGAAGGCTTTGGCGAGCTCGACAGCCTCATTGATGGCTGCTTTCATCGGAACATCCTGCTCGTGCCGCAGCTCATAGATCGCGACCCGGAGGATGTTGCGGTCTACGGCGGGCAGCTGTGCAACCGGGAACGCAGTTGCCGCTCCGCCGATGCTGGCGTCGATCTCCGTCAAATGCTCGGAGACGCCGGAGACCAGTCGCTCAAGGTAGCGACGCACCGGCTGGGGGATGTTCATATCTGCGGTGTAGCGTCGAGCGATGTCCTCCAGTGTGTGATCGGTGAGATCCCCTTCGAACAGGATCTGCAGCGCGAGCGTTCGCGCCTGTCGGTTTTCAAATCCACGGCCCCTTCGGCCTGACATGCGGTCTCCTCCGGCAGCCTCGGTTGACGGCAGCGCGTCGAACCGGGCATCAAACAATCGGGCAGGCAAGGCCCGGCAGGCTTTCGATCATGGCAGTTGGATCGGCGTTGTTCAGTAGCTCACCAATCAGACCGGTATGGACGTTGCCGGAGCGGAAGTCTGGATGATTCAGCACGAAGTGGTGGAACGGTATGGTCGTTTCAACTCCGCTGATGACCGTCTCGGACAACGCGCGGCGCATCCGGGCGATGGCGTCATCCCGCGTTGCTCCCCAGGCAATCAGCTTGCCAATCATCGAATCGTAGTTCGGTGGAATGCGATAGCCGCTGTAGAGATGCGAGTCGATCCGGATGCCCGGCCCTCCCGGCGCGTGATACCCACTCACAACTCCTGCTGACGGCGTGAAGCCGGTCATCGGGTTTTCTGCATTGATCCGGCATTCAATCGCGTGGCCGGTCGTGCGAATGTCCTTCTGGTCAAACGGCAGCGGCTCACCGGCGGCGACGCGGATCTGCCAGTTGATGATGTCGAACCCGGTCACCATCTCAGTAACCGGATGCTCTACCTGCACACGCGTGTTGGCTTCGATGAAGTAGTACTTCTCGTCGCGGTCAACAAGGAACTCGAACGTACCAACGCCGGTGTACTTGATCGACTTCGCGAGCTTGACCGCTGCCTTTTCAAGGCTTGAGCGCAATCGGCGCGAGATATTTGGTGCCGGCGCTTCCTCGATCAACTTCTGATGCCGACGTTGCATCGAGCAATCCCGTTCGCCAAGCGAAAGGACCTTGCCGTGCTTGTCGGCGATGATCTGGATCTCGATGTGACGAGGATTCTCCAGATAGCGTTCCGCGTAGACGGCACCGTCAGCGAACGCCGCCTGGGCCTCGGCCTGCGCCAGCGGCAGCAGCCGTAGCAGCTCGCGCTCATCGGCGGCGATGCGCATGCCGCGCCCCCCACCACCAGCAGCCGCCTTCAGCATCAGCGGGAAGCCGATTTCGCGCGACAGCTCACGCACGTCCACCGCTGCCGGTAGCGGATCGTTGGTGCCGGGGAGAACCGGCACGCCCGCCTTCTTCGCGATCTGGCGCGCCTGCGCTTTGTCGGCCATGACCGAGATCGTCTCCGGCTCGGGCCCAATGAAGGTCAGGTTCACCTCTTCGCAGATGTCAGCGATGTAGGCATTTTCAGCCAGGAATCCATAGCCGGGATGAATCGCGTCGCAGCCAGTCATTAGCGCTGCGCTAATGACCGACGGAATGTGGTTGTACGACTTGGCTGCCGGTGGCGGCCCAATGCAGACCGCCTCATCGGCCAGACGCACCGGTAGCGAATCGCGATCAGCCTCGCTGTAGGCAACGATCGCGCCGACACCGAGCTCGTGACAGGCACGCAGTATTCGCAGGGCGATCTCGCCGCGATTTGCAATGAGAATCTTTTCGAACATCATCCACCCACCAGCATTGAGAGCGCGACGCAGGCTCCGTCAGGTGTCGTTGAGAACGGGTGCAGATTCCGATGCGCTACATCGCCATCCCACCGTCGACCGATAGTACAGCGCCGGTGATGTATCGTGCAGCCGGAGAGACGAGGAAGCGGACGGCGCTGGCGACATCTTCCGGTGTGCCGAAGCGCCCGAGCGGGATGCGCTCCAGCATGGCAGCCTTGGTGTCGTCAGTCAGCACGTCCGTCAGGCGCGTCTCGATGAAGCCCGGAGCGACTGCGTTGACGGTGATGCCGCGCGAGCCGACTTCCTTGGCCAGCGACTTGGTGAAGCCGATCAGGCCGGCCTTGGCCGCCGAGTAGTTTGTCTGCCCGGCGTTGCCGCTGAGGCCAACGACAGAGGTGAGATTCACAATCGAGCCGGATCGCCGACGCATCATCGGACGGATCGCCGCCTTGCTGCACAGAAACGCGCCCTTGAGGTTCGTCTCCAACACCGCATCCCAGTCTTCCTCGCTCATGCGCATCAGGAGCGTGTCGCGGGTGATGCCGGCGTTGTTGATCAGCGCATCGAGGTGGCCGAAGGTATTGATCGTCTGCTCGATCAGTCCGGCGACGTCATCCGGGCTGGTGATGTCGGCTCGCACCGCCAGCGTTGCACCGCCATATTGCGCCAGATCGTCGCACAGTGCTGCCGCCTGATCCGCGTCTCCGCGATAGTTCACAACAACGGCAAAGCCGTCCTGCGCGAGCTCGTGGGCAATGGCCCGACCAATGCCGCGGACAGCGCCGGTGACGATCGCAACGCGCTGCTCATTGTCTTGCATGTCTTCCCTCAGCTTCTGGTTGCCACCGGTGCGAGCAGGCGATCCGACGGCACTGTTGTCACGGATCGATTAATGCGCCCAATCAGTCCACTCAGGGTGGCACCTGCGCCGATTTCGTAGAAGTGCGTGACACTGAGCTCGATCATCGTCTCTACCGATCTGATCCACTGCACGGAAGCACAGATCTGATCGACGAGCTCACGCCGAATGTCATCCGGGTGGACGATCGGCTCGGCGGTCACGTTCGAAATGAGCGGTACGCGTGGCTTCTGCACTGGTGTCTGGTCGATGTCCACCGCCAGCTGCTCGGCAACCGGCTGCATCATCGACGAATGAAAGGCACCGTTGACCGGCAACCGCACAACCCGCCGTGCACCGCGCTCTTTGGCAGCCATTTCGGCGACCGCAATCGCATCGTCTGTCCCGGAGACGGTGATCTGCCCCGGCGCGTTGAAGTTGGCGACTTCGGTACCGGTTTCGTTCGCCACGACCTGCACTGCTTCAACATCAAGGCCGATGATCGCAATCATGCCGCCGAGCGCGTGCTCTTCCATGAG
This window encodes:
- the acpP gene encoding acyl carrier protein → MSATFDKLQAIVAEQLGVEPEKVTPDAEFVQDLNADSLDLVELIMSLEEEFGVEISDEDAEKIVKVSDAMDYIQDNEDA
- the accC gene encoding acetyl-CoA carboxylase biotin carboxylase subunit encodes the protein MFEKILIANRGEIALRILRACHELGVGAIVAYSEADRDSLPVRLADEAVCIGPPPAAKSYNHIPSVISAALMTGCDAIHPGYGFLAENAYIADICEEVNLTFIGPEPETISVMADKAQARQIAKKAGVPVLPGTNDPLPAAVDVRELSREIGFPLMLKAAAGGGGRGMRIAADERELLRLLPLAQAEAQAAFADGAVYAERYLENPRHIEIQIIADKHGKVLSLGERDCSMQRRHQKLIEEAPAPNISRRLRSSLEKAAVKLAKSIKYTGVGTFEFLVDRDEKYYFIEANTRVQVEHPVTEMVTGFDIINWQIRVAAGEPLPFDQKDIRTTGHAIECRINAENPMTGFTPSAGVVSGYHAPGGPGIRIDSHLYSGYRIPPNYDSMIGKLIAWGATRDDAIARMRRALSETVISGVETTIPFHHFVLNHPDFRSGNVHTGLIGELLNNADPTAMIESLPGLACPIV
- the nusB gene encoding transcription antitermination factor NusB, which produces MSGRRGRGFENRQARTLALQILFEGDLTDHTLEDIARRYTADMNIPQPVRRYLERLVSGVSEHLTEIDASIGGAATAFPVAQLPAVDRNILRVAIYELRHEQDVPMKAAINEAVELAKAFGGDNSSRFVNGVLGTIARTMPAAPQKDADEDADSEVPEVSD
- the fabD gene encoding ACP S-malonyltransferase — encoded protein: MGQTVAQTSGEACAAFEEADATLGFAISRLCWEGPLESLTLTSNQQPAIVATSVATHRALHAESLLPEPDYVAGHSLGEYSALVAADALALSDAIRLVRRRGQLMEEHALGGMIAIIGLDVEAVQVVANETGTEVANFNAPGQITVSGTDDAIAVAEMAAKERGARRVVRLPVNGAFHSSMMQPVAEQLAVDIDQTPVQKPRVPLISNVTAEPIVHPDDIRRELVDQICASVQWIRSVETMIELSVTHFYEIGAGATLSGLIGRINRSVTTVPSDRLLAPVATRS
- the tatC gene encoding twin-arginine translocase subunit TatC, translating into MTLQEHLEELRSRILKSALAVLVALVAGLWLAFPVMEKIRDQANVTGLQAISPTEPFTVYMRVALYIAIAIAMPVLIYQLMGFVSPGLTSNERRYVIIAIPFVMVSFIIGVLFAFFVLVPRAMDFLSTFGGSIFDWNPRGADVISFYMTLMLGVGLIFELPVLMYALTLIGVMTPQRFSRFRKFAIVLSMISAAIITPTPDPFNMMLVALPTYFLYEVGIIMSRIAYRGKQRRASS
- the fabG gene encoding 3-oxoacyl-[acyl-carrier-protein] reductase, translated to MQDNEQRVAIVTGAVRGIGRAIAHELAQDGFAVVVNYRGDADQAAALCDDLAQYGGATLAVRADITSPDDVAGLIEQTINTFGHLDALINNAGITRDTLLMRMSEEDWDAVLETNLKGAFLCSKAAIRPMMRRRSGSIVNLTSVVGLSGNAGQTNYSAAKAGLIGFTKSLAKEVGSRGITVNAVAPGFIETRLTDVLTDDTKAAMLERIPLGRFGTPEDVASAVRFLVSPAARYITGAVLSVDGGMAM
- a CDS encoding NFACT family protein yields the protein VDATNKDDNAEPTDDDIEVTATTMYVELMGRRSNIILVDEDGLIMDAIKRVTPEMSRVRPIRPRQQYVGPPPQVRRDPLNAHQRDALDTHEPVNVERWLIATYDGMSPLLAREAAWRAGVEPKDDVQSLDSGARDQLASAVRAIFAPLATSAWSPWIYRFEDGRIDFSSIPLESLKARPDVEAEAASSVVNAAEVAARAARTDAAPQRHAARRERLIAEIDQARSRVESRLHSLQEQAERATEIENWRAMGEAIYIHLVEIQPRQTELVTTDGLVIPLDPSLSASQNAQEYFERYRKAQSAEQNLPELLEKTQHELDYIEQVRSMAMLADGFDEIEAVRLEWAEQQVTAVKAPSRANRPRPSRQARRPRTYRTRFGDMIIVGRTGPQNEQVTFDIAGPDDIWLHARNMPGAHVILRNRGEVHEAALETAAALAAWYSHGRESTSVEVDATDRRNVRKIKGSGPGMVTYRNERTLNVRPSEQQLSLESIDSDGSPPGVNDESSMQLSSDDQTTSLLCAASRDKRSAT